The sequence CCCGAGGTTGATCTTGGCGAAAGAGCGCACGCGCACCGACGGCATAGCGGCAGCATTGTAGCTGAAGGAGTCAGGGACCAGGGGTCAGCGCGGGGCGGTCCGCCGCAATTGGACCAACAAGTAGATCGACGCTGCCAGCAGCAAGGGCGAGGAGTAGAAGCCGGGCATGGGGCGGGGGAAGCGGACCTCGGAGACGGTCTGGCCGAAGATGGTCCCCAGGGTATGGCCCAGGCCGTTGAGCAACATGAGCACGGCCAGCGCATAGGCCAGCGGCCGCCAGGCGCGGACATTGTGGAAGGCCAGAGGCGACAGCAGCAGCGCCACAACCACCGCCACGGTCAGGCCCACCAACCACTCCCGAAACTCGAAGGTGGGGAAGGGCAACCAGGGATGGCGCAGGCGCGCGGCCAGCACGGTGGGGTTGTAAACGGAGAGAAACCCGGTCAGCGCCTCGTCGGTGACGTGCGCGGCCACGGCCAGGCACAGCAGCACCCACGCCCATCCCAGGCGCGTGGTCGGTGCGCTGTCGTGGAAAGCAGTCGTGCGGCTACCCTCTCTCGAACAGAGCCCGCGGCAATCCGGACTGGCGAATGATGGACAGCAGGGTGCCGATCCGCAATTCAGGGTGGTCCGGCACTGGGACAGTGATGGTGGAGGCTGAGGTTCGCTTCTGCATCGCGATGTGAGTTCCCTTGCGTCTTACTTCCACGAATCCGTGCTGGGCGAGGATCCGGCACGCGTCGCGGCCCGAGAGGACCCGCAGCCTACCCAACCGCCACCTCGAGGCGTGTCACGAAGATCTCGGAGTGGAGCCGTGCGCGGACTTCCGAGGGGTCGGCGGTCTCAAGGAAGAGCTCTACGGCCTCCTGGAGGTTCTTGCGCGCCTCCTCGATGGTCTTGCCTTGGCTGGAGATGTCCAGCTCGGGGCAGAGCGCGACGTACCACTTCCCTTCGCGCTCAATC is a genomic window of Terriglobales bacterium containing:
- a CDS encoding type II toxin-antitoxin system HicB family antitoxin, whose protein sequence is MANKSRKRVQKRARQLTAVIEREGKWYVALCPELDISSQGKTIEEARKNLQEAVELFLETADPSEVRARLHSEIFVTRLEVAVG